The following proteins are encoded in a genomic region of Rattus rattus isolate New Zealand chromosome 2, Rrattus_CSIRO_v1, whole genome shotgun sequence:
- the Inafm1 gene encoding putative transmembrane protein INAFM1 produces the protein MRGSSCVGSGGESPGGTGLSEGPRGRWLRLAPVCAYFLCVSLAAVLLAVYYGLIWVPTRPPAGPADPLPSAAAAPCARAAPPAPPPAASCLLGASGGPRPQPGLPRSRRHSRHPAPGATPETAHRAPG, from the coding sequence ATGCGGGGCTCGAGCTGCGTGGGCAGTGGTGGCGAGAGCCCAGGTGGTACGGGGCTGAGCGAGGGGCCCCGCGGCCGATGGCTGCGGCTCGCCCCTGTCTGCGCCTACTTCCTGTGTGTATCCTTGGCTGCTGTGTTGCTTGCGGTTTACTACGGGCTCATCTGGGTCCCCACGCGGCCGCCTGCGGGCCCCGCCGACCCCTTGCCCAGCGCTGCAGCCGCTCCGTGTGCTCGAGCAGCACCACCCGCCCCGCCTCCGGCCGCGTCCTGCTTGCTTGGGGCCTCCGGTGGGCCACGACCGCAGCCAGGACTGCCGCGGAGCCGCCGCCACAGCCGCCACCCAGCTCCGGGAGCGACGCCGGAGACCGCACACCGAGCGCCTGGATAG